The Herpetosiphon gulosus nucleotide sequence ATCGCGAGCACTCACCAGATGAATGGTCGAGCGCAGCAGCGCGATCCGTACTACTTGGCGAGTTTCAAATAAACCTGATAATTGCTGCTGCTCAAAACCCTCTAAACGCGACCATAACCCAAAATAGGGTGGGTTAGGCGCTTGGGCTTGTAAGCCAACCAGCGCCTCAATCAACCCCAAAACTGGCATATTCACCCGTTGCAACAAGTGTTGACGGGCTAGTAAGGCTCGATTCAAGGCGCGTTGACTCAAAACCGGATGCAACAATCGTTTGACCATCACCACTCCTTTATCCAAACACACTATTTTAGCAATCTACCAGCATCGGTACAAAACAGATTATTCAATTAATCCAATGATCGGGTGGGATGCCAGCAGGCTCAGCTTGATCGGTTTCAATTATCGCCGAAATTTCTTCATTATTTCTTCATTGTTTGCACATAATCTAGCAGCACCGACCAAACCGACCCCATCCAGCAGGAGGTTTGCTGATGCTGAATCGACGTAATTTTTTGAAAATGAGTGGGCTAGCCACAGCCTATAGTTTGCTTCCATTCTGGCTAAGCGCCTGCGATCGGGCAGATCCTAGTGCAATCGCCCAACCAACATGGGAAATTGAACCTGTGGCGAACGGTGATCATACTAGCCTTGCGGCAATTCGCCATTTGCTCAATCGGCTCAGCTACGGCCCACTACCTGGTGAAATCGAGCAAGTTCAAGCCTTGGGTTGGGATGCCTACCTTGAGCAGCAATTAAACCCCAGCCAGCTTGATGATTCAGCTCTTGAGCAACAATTAGCTCAATTTACAACCCTCAATCGCGCTAGTGCCCATTTGATCGAGCAGTATCCCAAAGGTGCAAGCGGCCCACGCCTGATTATGCGCGAGCTTCAAGCCGCCAGCTTGTTACGGGCAGCGAGCAGCAAACGCCAATTGTTCGAGCTGATGGTCGATTTTTGGAGCAATCATTTCAATATTTACATTGGCAAAAATCAGGTCAAATGGCTCAAAACGGCTGATGATCGCGAGGTGATTCGCCAGCATGCGCTCGGCAAATTCCGCGATTTGTTGCTGGATTCGGCCAAAAGTCCAGCTATGTTGGTCTATCTCGATAATGCCGAGAACGTGCGAACTGGAGTCAAAGTTGGCAAGAAAATGCTTGGCTTGAATGAAAATTATGCCCGCGAAGTGCTTGAGTTGCATACAGTTGGCGCTGATGCAGGCTATAGTCAAGCCGATGTCCAAGCAGTTGCCCGCGTTTTGACTGGCTGGACAATCACTCGACCTAACAGTGATCAGCCTGGTTTATTTCAATTTCTGGCCAAATTTCACGATCTTGAGGCCAAGCGGATCGATTTTCTCCAGCTAGATTTGGCTGCTAATGGTGGAATCGAAGAAGGCGAATTGCTATTAAAGCTGCTAGCTGAACATCCCAAAACTGCCCATCGTTTGGCCTATAAACTCTGCCTACGCTTCGTCAGCGATGATCCACCAGCGAGTTTAATCGAACGGGTTGCCCAAGCCTATCTTCAGCACGATACCGATATTCGAGCCATGCTGAATGTTTTAGTCAATTCCAATGAATTTTTGGCTGCTGCTCAGCAAAAAATCAAGCAGCCCATGCATTTACTCATTTCAGCCATTCGCGCTACCAACAGCAGCATCACCAAACAAGCCTTCAAGGGTCAAAACAATCTACTTGAACAATTGACAAACTTAGGTCAAATGTTTTTCAACTGGCCGCCACCCGATGGCTATCCCCAAATCAGCAGCGCTTGGGTCAACACGGGCGCGATGCTCAATCGTTGGAATCTAGCTTTTGCCCTAGCTGAAGGTCGGATCAACGGCCTAAAAACCGATATCTCCAAGTTTGCCAAACAGCAAGGCCAAGCCAGCGAATTGGTCGATTCGCTAGCCAATTATCTCAATTTAAGCCTTGCCGCCGAGTCGCGAGCCAGCTTAATTGATTATTTAAATGATAGCAAAGCGCCAAACCCAACCGTTGATCAAGCCAAAATCGCTGGCTTGCTTGGCCTCTTGCTGACCAGCCCTGAATTTCAATTGTGCTAATAAAAATATCGGGGAACGATTTTTAACCACGAAGGGCATGAAGAACACGAATGTTGATTAAAAGGTGCTAACAGATTGGTTGGCAATTCAGGCAGTTAATCGGCATAGCCTTCGCGATCTTCGCGTCTTTCACGGTTTCAAGCTTCGTAGATCGTACAAAGGAGTTTTATCATGCTTAATCGTCGCCAATTGCTCGGGCTAGCACCAAACATTCAGGTTGTTCAACGCAAAACTATCGCAGTTAGCCCAAGCCAGCGTGATGTTTTGATTTGTGTATTTCAGCGTGGTGGAGCCGATGGATTGAACATGGTTGTACCGCATGGTGAAGCTGCTTATTACCAAGCACGCCCAAATTTGGCGATTGCTCAGCCTAACCAACAATTTGGGGCAATTGATCTTGATGGATTTTTTGGTCTGCACCCCAGCCTTAAGCCATTCCAAGAAATTTGGAATGCCAAACAGCTGGCGATTGTCCATGCGTGCGGCTCACCCGATCCAACTCACTCGCATTTTGATGCCATGGATTATATGGAGCGTGGTACGCCTGGCCAGAAAAGCGACCCGCGCGGTTGGTTAGGGCGGCATCTCGAGGCAACCCAACAAAGCAACGATTCGCCATTTCGCGCAGTGGGATTTGGCTCGTTGCTACAAGCCTCGTTGCGCGGCGGCGCGGCCACAGCACTCACCAGCCTTGAGGCCTTTAATTTGCAAGCCAATCGCCTAGAACTACCCAAACTTCGCGCTGCCCATGGTCAACTCTATCGTGGTTCGGGCATGTTGGTTGGAGCAGCCCAGCAAACCTTTGCTGCGCTTGAAATTATGCAAAAACTCAAGCCAAACCAATATCAACCGAGCGATGGCGCGGTGTACCCTGATAGCCCATATGGCAAGGCTTTAAAGCAAATTGCTCAGTTAATCAAGGCCGATTTAGGCTTAGAGGTTGCCTGTGCCGACATCGGCGATTGGGATACTCATGTCAACCAAGGTGGGGCCGATGGCGGGATGGCTGCCAATTTGGCTGAATTTGCGGCTGGCTTACGGGCATTATATACCGATTTGAGCGCCCATTTAGGCCGAGTAACGATTGTAACCATGAGCGAATTTGGGCGCAGGGCTGCTGAAAATGGTGGCGGCGGGACTGATCATGGCCATGGCAATGTGATGTTCGTGATGGGTGGCAACGTAACTGGCGGCATTTATGGAGCATGGCCGGGCTTGCAACCCGAACAACTCTACGGGCCAGGCGATTTGGCAATTACCAGCGATTTTCGCGACGTGTTGGCTGAAATTTTGCAAAAACGCCTGTACAGCCAACAGATCAATCAGCTATTTCCGGAATATCTGCCGAGCCAAAGCCATAATTTGGTGCGCTAAGCCAGAGCACCAGTTTTTTCTTGAGTGGGCAGCAAGTGATCAGAGAATGTTCGACCAACAAAAAGCCAGTGTTAAGCCTTGTTGCCTAACACTGGCATTCAAGCCTAGAAGGTGGCCTGCTCAACACGACCATCAGCGAAGGTCATGGTCAAGTGTAACGGTTGTTGTGGAATTACAACCACCTCAAGCATATTCCAAACTGAAGTGTAGCGCTGGCGCAGCTCACGCAAGACAAAGAATAGTTGGTAATCAACCTCAAAACCCTGCTCATGGCGCAGTTGATTAGCTGAACTAAATCGTCCATACAATAAGCCATGATCAGCTTCGGTAATTTCGGCAACCACTCGTGCATTAATCCAAGGCTGAGTTAAATGTTGTTCAATCGTGCTGCGGACAACCGCCAACAATTGATCAGTGCTGGCATCACTGAGATCATAGACCGCCCCATTGTGATAATGAAACGCATGATAGAAAGGCAAGCCATCAACCTGATAACGCGCCGCTAGAATAATCGGTCGCTGATCAGCATTGGGCAAATTAATCACTTGCAGATCGAGGTTAACCTCATGGCCAGCTTGGCGCTTAGCATCGAGGGTTTGCTCAAATTGCTGCCAAGCCTGTTGATTGATCTCGGTTGGTTGAAAAAGCTTGGCTGATACAAGCGGAGCCGGATCATCAATTTGCCATTCAACTGTTTGGTACTGGATTGTAGTTTCAATAAAATCTTCAGTCCCATGCAAGTCATCAGAAATTGTGGCAGTCAGCGTCACGCTTGGTGGCACTGATTGATGCCACCTGAATTCATAAATATTGCCATAAATGCTATCAGGATCAGTACGTCCATCAGCAAATTGGGGCAAGGCTGGTTCAATCGCTGAAACTCCCTGAAAAATCAAGCGGGTTTGGCGAAAATCATCGGTACTTTTGGTTGGATCAAACGTAACCGCTAAAGCCAAATTAAGCTCAATTGCGAGAATTAACGTTTGGTCAGCTGAATTATATGTAATAGCTTCTAATAATCCATCATGCAATCGATATTGAGTTGGATCAATCAGCATAGTAACTCCTATTTATTCTACGACGATGTGTGATGGGCCTGAACCATTATTAACTGGATTCCCATCACGATCAAAATATTTATCAACCTTCTTATGGGTTGCATGCGGATTTTCAATATGATAGTGATCAACACCTTCAAAACCAGGTTGGCCAGGCTTGCCTTTATCAAAACGCATCGTTAAGCCGGAAGGATCTTGGAAAGTACGGTGACCATTCGCCGCCGCATTTGGATGGGAAATTTCCTTCCATCCTTGCTTGAGCAAATCGTCGGGGTTTTTAGGCAAATT carries:
- a CDS encoding DUF1501 domain-containing protein, with translation MLNRRQLLGLAPNIQVVQRKTIAVSPSQRDVLICVFQRGGADGLNMVVPHGEAAYYQARPNLAIAQPNQQFGAIDLDGFFGLHPSLKPFQEIWNAKQLAIVHACGSPDPTHSHFDAMDYMERGTPGQKSDPRGWLGRHLEATQQSNDSPFRAVGFGSLLQASLRGGAATALTSLEAFNLQANRLELPKLRAAHGQLYRGSGMLVGAAQQTFAALEIMQKLKPNQYQPSDGAVYPDSPYGKALKQIAQLIKADLGLEVACADIGDWDTHVNQGGADGGMAANLAEFAAGLRALYTDLSAHLGRVTIVTMSEFGRRAAENGGGGTDHGHGNVMFVMGGNVTGGIYGAWPGLQPEQLYGPGDLAITSDFRDVLAEILQKRLYSQQINQLFPEYLPSQSHNLVR
- a CDS encoding DUF1800 domain-containing protein; the protein is MLNRRNFLKMSGLATAYSLLPFWLSACDRADPSAIAQPTWEIEPVANGDHTSLAAIRHLLNRLSYGPLPGEIEQVQALGWDAYLEQQLNPSQLDDSALEQQLAQFTTLNRASAHLIEQYPKGASGPRLIMRELQAASLLRAASSKRQLFELMVDFWSNHFNIYIGKNQVKWLKTADDREVIRQHALGKFRDLLLDSAKSPAMLVYLDNAENVRTGVKVGKKMLGLNENYAREVLELHTVGADAGYSQADVQAVARVLTGWTITRPNSDQPGLFQFLAKFHDLEAKRIDFLQLDLAANGGIEEGELLLKLLAEHPKTAHRLAYKLCLRFVSDDPPASLIERVAQAYLQHDTDIRAMLNVLVNSNEFLAAAQQKIKQPMHLLISAIRATNSSITKQAFKGQNNLLEQLTNLGQMFFNWPPPDGYPQISSAWVNTGAMLNRWNLAFALAEGRINGLKTDISKFAKQQGQASELVDSLANYLNLSLAAESRASLIDYLNDSKAPNPTVDQAKIAGLLGLLLTSPEFQLC